The stretch of DNA GCTGATTCTCCGCATGCCCTTCAGTGTCATCATGACCGGTCTAGGGGTCATCAGCCTCGCCGGCATTGTCGTGAACAATGCCATAGTGCTGATTGACTATGTGAACACCCTTCGCCGGCGCGATGGTATGGGCCAGCTGGAATCTCTGGTGACTGGCGGAATTACTCGTTTCCGGCCGGTGATCCTTACCGCCATAACCACAGTCCTGGGGCTGGTCCCGCTGGCCATTGGGCTGAACTTTGATTTTTTTGGCCTCTACTCGCGCCTCGAACCGGAGCTTTACTGGGGAGGCGAACAATCGGCCTGGTGGGGACCCATGGCCATTGCCGTTATCGCGGGGCTTACCTTCGCCACCTTTCTGACCCTGGTGCTAGTGCCTGTCATGGTTTCTACGTTGGATGAGCTGCAGGCCTTTTTCAGGCGGCATTTTATCCGCGGAGATGAGGAGCCGGGGGCAGTCCAAGAACTAGCGGCCCCGGGTATGGCGCGGTCGTCGCCTTCATAGCCTTCCTCGCTGTACCTGAGGTACCCGTCGTAGAAGGTGGATCGGTGGATACCCACATGTTCCGGAGCTCGCCCGGCCGACAGATTTAACTCTTCCAACAGGCGGATGGTCTCCATCTTCTCCGGTTGGCCCGCCCGCATATAACGTCCGATTCCCAGTCCGTGCCCCGCAGACTTTTTTCAGTACGCGGTCCTTCAGAGCAAGCTCAGCCACCGGCCCCTTGAGTTGGCCGTTCTCCCGGCGAAGGCCAGCTCCTGCGCAGCTGTTGGCCACCCTGAGGGTAGCTACCAGCGAGCTGCTTGGGTCTAAGACTAGGAGACACATTTCGCGCTTCCAAGGATATGCCGAGGCCTCGACTGAAGCGGCCCCCCTGATATCCCGCCGGCCACGTCCTGCCCTTAGCCGCCCAGGGTCCTAATCTCTCCCGCCTTCCGTTACGGAAGGCAAGGCCGTATCCGGAGCCCATTAGAAAAGCAATGCATGTCTAAGTGGCTTCGTTCTGATTCAGTCTCTCCTTAGCCTCATCAGATTCCGGACAACTCCGATGGCGCCCCCGATACTCATGAACATGGCGGCAAGTTGAAGATTGGCACTATTTAGCTCCCTACCCGCCAGGTATAGCGCGATTCCGGCCGTGACATAGGCTACAAACCGGAACAGCCTTAATGCGCTGAATTCATTGATGTCTTTTACCATTCTTCCTCCATGTGATTCTTAACCGCCGCCGCCGGGTCATCTCGCGTCCGTCATGGCAGCGGTCCAACTCAATCATCATTGCTCCTTTCCAATTTGCCCACGGAAACAGATCGCCAGAGATAGTAGATCGTCGGGATTACCAGCAGCGTCAGCAGCGTGGAGGTGACCATACCGCCTACCATGGGGGCGGCGATACGTTTCATCACCTGGGAGCCCGTGCCGTGGCCCCACAAGATGGGCAGCAGACCCGCCATGATGGCTGTGACTGTCATCATCTTGGGGCGCACCCGGTCTACGGCGCCCTCCATGACGGCAGCGTACAGCTCGGGCAGCGATTTCATCTCGCCCCGCTCCTTGCGAGCCTCATAGGCCTGGTCCAGGAAGATCAGCATGATCACGCCCGTTTCCGCGGCCACGCCGGCCAGCGCGATAAACCCGACGCCCACGGCGACGCTCAAATTGTAGCCCAGCAAATAGATGAACCAGAGCCCGCCCACCAGCGCAAAGGGGAGGGATAGCATGACGATGAGGCTCTCAGGGAGGTTCCTGAAGTTCAGGTACAGGAGCAGGAATATAATCAGCAGCGTTATGGGTACCACCACCTTAAGCCGCCGGCTCGCCCGCTGCATATATTCGTATTGGCCGCTCCACACCAGCGAGTACCCTTCGGGCACCCGTAGTTCCGCGGCCACGGCCTTGCGGGCCTGCCGCACGTAGGTGCCTACGTCGATCCCGGTGATATCTACATGGACCCAGGCTGTTTTTCGGGCGTTCTCGCTCTTGATCACGGAAGCACCCTTCCGCACCTTGATTTCCGCCACCTGGCCAATGGGGATTTGTGCCCCGCTG from Candidatus Neomarinimicrobiota bacterium encodes:
- a CDS encoding efflux RND transporter permease subunit — protein: DVQDVIQSAVGGMNVSYTVEGLARYPINVRYGRELRDSIEKLRRVLVATPSGAQIPIGQVAEIKVRKGASVIKSENARKTAWVHVDITGIDVGTYVRQARKAVAAELRVPEGYSLVWSGQYEYMQRASRRLKVVVPITLLIIFLLLYLNFRNLPESLIVMLSLPFALVGGLWFIYLLGYNLSVAVGVGFIALAGVAAETGVIMLIFLDQAYEARKERGEMKSLPELYAAVMEGAVDRVRPKMMTVTAIMAGLLPILWGHGTGSQVMKRIAAPMVGGMVTSTLLTLLVIPTIYYLWRSVSVGKLERSNDD